The following coding sequences are from one Biomphalaria glabrata chromosome 8, xgBioGlab47.1, whole genome shotgun sequence window:
- the LOC106058239 gene encoding uncharacterized protein LOC106058239 has translation MKLKIVLAHNLFCILAVCSQTTYMSDVTDTVTTGYAARNWTKSEAFQILRAEMNDRLLARQKAPPKYYSSHDSDIAISFDPLQIIDVVGMSQAMTLTSIVTLKWRDPEIMWEPSMYAGIVDIQLPSDNLWSPSVIVPKSSENEDLNIEFPELVKVNYKGYIIASIPTFITTLCTMDMTYFPFDEHNCTVVFLESSFYNITSFVLPPTDIQSHFGTHGEWIMDSHWCTSNITHMTPPFSYVTCYIEMSRCSLFFVLNLIGPMAMTSAMTLVVFWIPAKSGEKIGYVLSMYTSTSVFLSFIVERIPKNMDTTLPRINILLLAIVIQVILATVATTIVLKRYNKEINAKKSGKTLCKRPALEAKPNVDNCEKLTKVQSSTKPTGEQTSVDKDTPDNVHIIYSGQLHNNCPNNDISKNVDGAKKNANESVCEKEISIYEADQIQTGSNTSPDEQDTSRCMTHDELDKLFFAVLTTLTVFAGIHGNQCLSQEKITLIVKMFLTKTVRVFFAFLVMLGRARLDTNISSSSYLESFTKLRKLVQSRLEAANKIPPKYYHFQIPIRLNYEPLQIIFVDEVSQTIMVSSSITLVWLDPVVSWDPRNYSGIDTIEMDSSSFWAPNIYIPKTSDSSVKLLTLNEKVQVSNRSTVSTLIPIITTTLCNLDLTFFPFDKHSCTMIFVESDMYNLTYLDLPPKDISFYFGTNAAWILVGYTCVTQPSHYTPTFTYIVCSIEMTRRRAFYVVNLIGPMAMTSAMTLVVFWLPAKAGEKMTFAVSMFLASSVFYNYILEIMPRSMESPPRLNLLLIFNGILIMLATAATTFVLRRYEHQKETEQAEVSEPGTKSRTLDQKQGESKKNRLFYSRRCNSVSPEPVEQVNLSQLNLLQGELLGPEQPEVTKRQYRTGQWSYAKLDMMFFVLMSALTLIVWILVFFL, from the exons CAGGGCGGAAATGAACGATCGTCTGCTGGCGCGTCAGAAAGCGCCGCCCAAATACTACTCGTCCCACGACAGCGACATTGCCATCTCGTTTGATCCACTTCAAATAATCGACGTGGTGGGCATGTCGCAGGCCATGACCTTGACCTCCATCGTCACCCTCAAATGGCGCGATCCTGAGATTATGTGGGAGCCGAGTATGTATGCTGGAATTGTGGACATCCAGCTTCCTTCGGATAACTTGTGGTCTCCGTCGGTCATCGTGCCAAAGTCCAGCGAAAACGAGGACCTGAATATTGAGTTTCCGGAACTTGTGAAAGTGAATTATAAAGGCTACATAATTGCATCCATTCCGACATTCATTACGACATTATGCACAATGGATATGACCTACTTTCCGTTTGATGAACACAATTGCACTGTAGTTTTCCTGGAGTCTAGTTTCTACAACATAACATCTTTCGTGCTGCCTCCAACCGACATCCAAAGCCACTTCGGCACTCACGGAGAGTGGATCATGGATAGCCACTGGTGCACCTCAAACATCACCCACATgactccgccattttcctacgTCACTTGCTACATTGAAATGAGCAGGTGTAGCCTTTTCTTTGTGCTAAATCTGATTGGTCCAATGGCCATGACGTCAGCAATGACGCTCGTGGTGTTCTGGATTCCAGCCAAAAGTGGGGAAAAGATTGGTTACGTCTTGTCCATGTACACATCCACTTCTGTTTTTCTGAGCTTCATCGTGGAACGCATTCCCAAGAACATGGACACAACTCTCCCGCGAATCAACATTCTTCTTCTTGCCATTGTGATTCAAGTCATTCTTGCCACCGTGGCCACAACCATCGTCTTGAAGAGATATAACAAAGAGATCAATGCCAAAAAATCTGGTAAAACACTTTGTAAGAGACCTGCACTTGAGGCCAAACCCAATGTGGACAACTGCGAGAAACTAACCAAAGTTCAATCATCAACCAAACCGACAGGGGAGCAAACCAGCGTTGACAAAGACACACCAGACAATGTCCATATCATCTATTCTGGTCAATTGCACAATAACTGCCCAAATAATGACATTAGCAAAAATGTGGATGGTGCTAAGAAAAATGCGAACGAATCGGTTTGCGAAAAGGAAATATCAATCTACGAAGCTGATCAAATTCAGACCGGATCTAACACAAGTCCGGACGAGCAAGACACAAGTCGATGTATGACCCACGATGAATTAGATAAACTTTTCTTCGCCGTCTTGACCACACTGACCGTT TTCGCAGGCATCCATGGAAACCAATGTTTATCTCAAGAAAAGATAACTCTGATTGTCAAAATGTTTCTTACAAAAACTGTTCGCGTGTTTTTCGCTTTTCTTGTGATGCTAGGACGTGCCAGGTTGGATACCAACATTTCTAGCTCCTCCTACTTAGAGTCATTCACAAAACTACGGAAGTTGGTACAATCTCGTCTGGAAGCTGCCAATAAAATTCCACCTAAATACTACCACTTTCAGATTCCCATCCGATTGAACTACGAACCTCTGCAGATCATCTTTGTCGACGAGGTTTCTCAGACCATCATGGTTTCCTCCAGTATCACTCTCGTCTGGCTGGACCCAGTGGTCAGCTGGGACCCCAGGAATTACTCGGGAATAGACACCATAGAAATGGACTCCAGTTCGTTTTGGGCTCCCAACATTTATATTCCGAAAACGTCCGACTCTTCCGTCAAACTGTTAACCTTGAACGAGAAAGTGCAAGTATCCAATCGGAGCACAGTGTCCACCCTGATTCCGATAATAACCACGACCCTGTGCAACCTTGACCTGACATTTTTTCCATTTGACAAGCATTCTTGTACCATGATCTTCGTTGAGTCCGACATGTACAACCTGACTTACCTTGACCTCCCCCCCAAGGACATCAGTTTTTACTTTGGCACCAATGCCGCTTGGATTTTGGTGGGATACACCTGCGTCACTCAACCCTCACACTACACTCCGACATTCACCTACATCGTCTGCTCCATAGAGATGACCCGCCGGAGAGCCTTCTACGTCGTGAATCTGATTGGTCCGATGGCAATGACGTCAGCGATGACGCTAGTGGTGTTCTGGCTGCCCGCGAAGGCAGGCGAGAAGATGACCTTTGCAGTGTCCATGTTTCTAGCTAGTTCTGTCTTCTACAATTATATCTTGGAGATTATGCCACGAAGTATGGAAAGTCCTCCTCGTTTAAATCTACTTCTAATTTTTAACGGCATTCTCATCATGCTGGCCACTGCCGCCACCACGTTCGTCCTGCGCCGATACGAGCATCAAAAAGAGACGGAGCAAGCAGAAGTGAGCGAGCCCGGCACAAAGTCAAGGACGCTCGATCAGAAGCAAGGCGAATCCAAGAAGAACCGCTTATTCTATTCTCGCAGATGTAATTCTGTGTCACCGGAGCCTGTAGAGCAAGTCAATCTGAGCCAACTAAACTTACTCCAAGGAGAGCTCCTTGGACCAGAACAACCGGAAGTGACGAAAAGACAGTATAGAACAGGCCAATGGTCTTACGCCAAGCTGGACATGATGTTTTTCGTGTTAATGTCTGCACTGACCCTCATAGTTTGGatacttgttttctttttataa
- the LOC106058237 gene encoding DNA-binding protein SMUBP-2-like, with the protein MAVELFVTKTLDLISKERDAEIAETQDLTQRLSAKELQRRGICLLKLEIKSRRSGLYGRMVLVFGSQLGPGAKQVKVELPSHNFTPGDIVGLGLMKSQATDKPLATGLVSQVNACEICVAFDDSEDVLELDDDEAYKLTKLANDVTYRRLKTVLNDLSNSRGGPSQRLIDTLFGLEEVSPSGAEFPITFVNENLDESQKEAVKFALTQKEVAIIHGPPGTGKTTTVVELIIQAVKQGLKVLATAPSNIAVDNLVERLALHKQRIVRVGHPARLLTHLQKYSLDAIISGSEHTDVVEDVKSDIHKVLNKLKKTKNKGEKRALRDEMKLLKKEATQREEAATKDILSRADVVLVTLTSASRDGPLKYLKEDHFDLVVIDECSQALEAACWIGLLRARRCVLAGDHKQLPPTILSKEAAAAGLELTLMERLLKTLSEEKGKDVVRMLTTQYRMHQDIMEWASQQLYQGTLVAHPSVASHLLSDLVDVSDDEETTSPLLIIDTAGCDLYELDLPEEVSKGNEGEADIVASHVDDLVKRGVKPADIAVIAPYNLQVDLIRLRLSSKYPSLEVKSVDGFQGREKEAVIISMVRSNPTGEVGFLAEKRRINVAVTRARRHLTVVCDTETVCHDNFIKSLVDYMTEKGDVQSAHQYIQDGKVHQTFSKNATDTHKVVSRSEEKQVAHKKHVSSQHSLQSKEEKLIVYRKQLEAFKDDSTQSVLDFPVTLTSHDRMVIHEVAEQLSLYHASIGEEKNRHIRVSKMKIDLPLSNSCEDNDHIDKNRTEQVAEITPADQLELSSTKELADEKDLKSSPDVQDISNKVEKQPKNPDTESTNKKQKLKVKINKQTEKGRQSQNSVTELPDNCAIDDDIKQCCHCQKNIRIANLALHELHCSRLKKTKDINAEGGEKIPEQGGAKKKEVKATEKKKPAMKSQTHKVAEVLGKIDPNDFEGLIASITELDSKCAFRKCKTLTNTLGRNCEHCTRRFCLTHLMPEVHGCGDAAKEAARRVISREGVLHSGSGVPNKKPNSARRAQLELKLEKKIGDLTNKRSKNTEKKKS; encoded by the exons ATGGCGGTGGAATTATTTGTTACTAAAACTCTGGATTTAATCAGCAAGGAAAGAGATGCTGAAATAGCGGAAACTCA AGATTTGACCCAAAGATTGTCAGCTAAAGAGCTACAGAGGAGAGGAATATGTCTGCTGAAACTAGAAATCAAGTCCAGAAGGTCTGGATTATATGGACGAATGGTTCTTGTGTTTGGCTCTCAGCTTGGACCTGGGGCTAAACAAGTGAAAGTAGAGTTACCTTCACATAATTTCACTCCAG GAGACATTGTTGGCCTTGGTCTGATGAAAAGTCAAGCAACTGACAAGCCACTGGCCACAGGTCTCGTGTCACAAGTCAATGCATGTGAGATTTGTGTGGCGTTTGATGATTCAGAAGATGTGTTAGAACTGGATGATGATGAAGCTTACAAGTTGACTAAACTAGCCAATGATGTGACTTACAGACGACTGAAAAC GGTATTAAATGATTTATCGAACAGTCGAGGAGGGCCATCACAAAGACTCATTGACACTCTGTTTGGTCTGGAAGAAGTTTCCCCTTCTGGTGCAGAGTTTc CCATTACATTTGTGAATGAGAATCTGGATGAGTCTCAGAAAGAAGCCGTCAAATTTGCACTGACCCAGAAAGAAGTTGCCATCATACATGGCCCACCAGGAACAGGGAAGACAACTACTGTTGTAGAGCTCATTATTCAGGCAGTGAAACAAGGGCTGAAG GTTTTGGCCACAGCCCCGTCTAATATTGCAGTTGACAACCTTGTTGAAAGACTGGCATTACATAAACAGCGAATTGTACGAGTTGGTCATCCTGCTAGACTGTTGACCCATTTACAGAAGTATTCCCTGGATGCCATTATATCTGGCAGTGAACACACGGATGTGGTGGAAGATGTGAAATCAGACATACATAAAGTATTG AATAAGCTAAAGAAAACCAAGAACAAGGGAGAGAAGCGTGCTCTGAGAGATGAAATGAAACTCTTGAAGAAAGAGGCCACCCAAAGGGAAGAAGCTGCCACTAAAGATATTTTGTCCAGGGCTGACGTTGTACTGGTCACTCTGACCAGTGCCAGCAGAGATGGGCCACTGAAATATCTCAAAGAGGATCACTTTGACCTTGTAGTTATTGACGAGTGCTCTCAG GCATTAGAAGCAGCTTGTTGGATTGGTTTACTGCGAGCTCGTAGGTGTGTTTTAGCTGGTGACCACAAGCAACTGCCACCAACCATCTTATCTAAAGA agCAGCAGCTGCTGGACTTGAACTGACCTTGATGGAGAGACTCCTGAAGACATTGTCTGAAGAGAAAGGAAAGGATGTGGTCAGGATGTTGACCACACAATACCGCATGCACCAGGACATCATGGAGTGGGCTTCGCAACAGCTGTACCAAGGGACACTAGTTGCTCATCCATCGGTAGCCTCCCATTTACTGAG TGACCTGGTCGATGTAAGTGATGATGAAGAGACCACAAGTCCTCTGTTAATCATTGACACTGCTGGCTGCGACCTTTATGAGTTAGATCTTCCTGAAGAAGTTTCCAAAGGCAATGAAG GGGAAGCTGACATTGTAGCTAGTCATGTGGATGACCTTGTCAAGCGTGGGGTCAAGCCAGCAGACATTGCTGTTATAGCTCCATATAATTTACAG gtGGATCTCATTCGGCTACGTCTGAGCTCAAAGTATCCAAGTTTAGAGGTCAAATCTGTGGATGGCTTTCAAGGTCGTGAGAAGGAAGCTGTGATTATCTCAATGGTCAGAAGTAATCCTACAG GTGAAGTTGGATTTCTGGCCGAGAAACGTAGAATCAATGTGGCAGTGACGCGGGCGCGCAGACACTTGACAGTGGTGTGCGACACCGAGACAGTTTGTCATGACAACTTCATCAAGTCCCTGGTTGACTACATGACTGAGAAAGGAGACGTTCAGTCAGCGCATCAATACATACAAG atgGTAAAGTTCATCAAACATTTAGTAAAAATGCCACTGACACTCATAAAGTGGTCAGCAGAAGTGAGGAAAAACAAGTGGCTCACAAAAAACATGTCTCCAg CCAACATTCCTTACAGTCTAAAGAAGAGAAGTTAatagtgtacagaaaacaatTGGAAGCATTTAAAGATGACAGCACACAAAGTGTTTTAGATTTCCCCGTGACGTTGACCTCACATGACAGGATGGTCATCCATGAG GTTGCAGAGCAACTGTCTCTATACCATGCTAGTATTGGAGAAGAAAAGAATCGTCACATCCGTGTTTCAAAGATGAAAATCGACTTGCCTCTTAGTAACTCATGTGAAGATAATGATCACATTGATAAAAATAGAACGGAACAAGTTGCAGAGATAACTCCTGCTGATCAATTAGAGTTATCCTCAACTAAAGAACTTGCTGATGAGAAAGATTTGAAAAGCTCACCCGATGTTCAGGATATTTCTAACAAAGtagaaaaacaaccaaaaaaccCAGACACCGAATCgacaaacaagaaacaaaagttAAAAGTGAAGATTAACAAACAAACTGAAAAGGGGAGACAATCACAGAACTCTGTGACAGAGCTCCCTGACAACTGTGCCATTGATGATGACATAAAGCAGTGTTGTCACTGTcaaaagaacatcagaatagCAAACCTGGCACTGCACGAGCTCCATTGCAGTCGGCTGAAAAAAACTAAAGACATCAACGCTGAGGGTGGGGAGAAAATTCCTGAGCAAGGAGGAGCCAAGAAGAAAGAGGTCAAGgcaactgaaaagaaaaaaccCGCAATGAAGTCCCAGACCCATAAAGTGGCCGAAGTTTTGGGCAAAATTGACCCAAACGACTTTGAGGGACTCATTGCCAGCATTACTGAATTAGACAGCAAGTGTGCTTTTAGGAAGTGTAAGACCTTGACCAACACTTTAGGCAGGAACTGTGAACACTGTACACGCAGATTCTGCCTGACACACCTCATGCCAGAGGTGCATGGCTGTGGTGATGCTGCTAAGGAGGCAGCACGTCGTGTTATCAGCAGAGAAGGTGTGCTACACAGCGGCAGTGGCGTCCCCAACAAAAAGCCGAACTCTGCCAGGAGAGCGCAGCTAGAGTTGAAGCTAGAGAAAAAAATTGGTGACTTGACCAATAAACGGTCAAAGaacacagaaaagaaaaaatcctGA
- the LOC106058241 gene encoding uncharacterized protein LOC106058241: MSSSIDDVICTCLTRVYADHSARTDRLTCRLEHALPIRHTFFRLKRVPHFQTRDDLHSEHTPAYLPIYRLENASLESLSQKSKAGCRRVLIEGDLGTGKTLVCQRLLHEWAKAMQFFRHVKIDQPYILVDTDQTGSYPGHNKHQHQAKAEVSETDGQGDAEGTVDESDTVRRHRRHPWNLNAFGEQHSSRPEVQPPVEIRVTVSKSKSCNSHLNSFSGSDKGADVNVTCRKTDSPDNNRAGGDNGDHRSRRALFVEQKEQEQMMRSNSGHNRARSGSEDKAGRGSRSRSNGESSTRKREKAICDGIPQKYLSLLNIGSPGEGAFESPNRIKGPFREPRRQRPSRLTSNLTDYKAMIYVPCVRMSLAEILNKCNNSRVRHYYVAASVLQDLLFLSDVPHHPLSFDAVYQWVLTNREDICIIFDNIDGSEAWQRLISDAFHDKDGFGKMIAAATPGRISKRDVDTLFYCYGLATEYSNKTLLSRLRTEAPSVVDRISFLLTSNHTQELLCNPLSLSLLAAYFRSVNDDDDIPEHLSELLENLIQHAMAHENNSVQNVSKGRRQRFSLQGVCETVAFECLENDTNYFSKQKFPKQFWVRHLCDCRVLHEVHEIANFASIHERLPSPVANPVITPDSDSVHSSTSSNFDVNTNTETSPSNQILNVLSDQDNEPTIKLDTTTTGVRLQVPQIHNSLESSKRYAERPKCLSLDMRTPPGKQVQTTQASGEIVSFTSRCIRDFLASKRVCRYLMSDRDCEGFIQRLISKPQFYPVLRLTVRSLYIMDRSDIILNLLDMLLTSQEIGYVPYGIQSSPSPRGLSPTNFQEPRARIPHRYRVSNSDCPFRAKKEDLQQRRSSTSILGTCLEGATLKTSISFNRLLGSTSLSPYTAVTTPDTSRGYLEDFKEALIWLAETDNSEPYIGAVSNRFPDTLVISYQDCPSETIDHFICLTMRSSPVVSEVVLYMSGFYSQWDLGLRLAEALRELKNLTTLRVSMKCVVETSFLVDFICECFEGNEHIETLYLEGPMNVAENLTPCEHKRVQKTFSEQRGLKTLILDHFSYHHRISYLLGSWPNVLRALQIKRSNIDSVAEKINEKLTGSPEMTSLTLENCFVPSHCLYSIVSYINAHASSVNITTLEFTLLSSARKFNKNDAKKTYFKPAITNEVCASLAELVHSSPSLKHLILSYNGLSDEKAKVLLQATVGSRALATLDLTGNLIGNAVEDDVMLLLNKATNLKSLLLGDNNITKETRSVIIRGSLSRHDLRLSL; the protein is encoded by the exons ATGTCTAGCTCAATAGATGACGTCATCTGCACGTGCTTGACACGCGTGTATGCTGATCACTCGGCCAGAACGGACAGGCTGACCTGTAGACTAGAACACGCCCTTCCTATCAGACATACGTTCTTCCGACTAAAAAGAGTTCCTCACTTCCAGACTCGCGATGACCTTCACAGTGAACACACTCCAGCATATCTACCTATATACAG GTTGGAAAATGCTTCTTTGGAAAGCCTGTCCCAGAAAAGCAAGGCCGGATGTAGGCGTGTTCTCATTGAAGGCGACCTCGGCACTGGCAAGACTCTGGTGTGTCAACGGCTATTGCACGAGTGGGCCAAGGCGATGCAGTTTTTCAGACACGTCAAGATCGACCAGCCTTACATCCTAGTGGACACTGACCAAACCGGAAGTTATCCGGGACACAACAAACACCAGCATCAGGCTAAAGCGGAAGTGTCAGAAACAGACGGCCAAGGTGATGCCGAAGGAACTGTGGACGAAAGTGACACCGTGCGGAGACACAGGAGGCATCCCTGGAACCTCAATGCGTTCGGAGAACAGCATTCCTCCAGACCGGAAGTGCAGCCTCCGGTAGAGATCAGGGTCACGGTCAGCAAAAGCAAAAGTTGCAATAGCCACCTTAACAGCTTTTCCGGAAGTGACAAAGGAGCAGACGTCAATGTGACGTGCAGGAAAACCGATTCTCCTGATAATAACAGGGCAGGGGGCGATAACGGCGACCATCGGTCACGGAGGGCACTTTTCGTGGAGCAAAAAGAACAGGAACAAATGATGCGGTCAAACAGTGGGCATAACAGGGCAAGGTCAGGGTCAGAAGACAAGGCCGGCCGTGGCAGCAGAAGTCGAAGTAATGGTGAAAGCAGCactaggaagagagagaaagcaatTTGCGACGGCATCCCTCAAAAGTATCTCTCGCTACTCAACATTGGCTCCCCAGGCGAAGGCGCCTTTGAGTCCCCAAACAGAATAAAAGGCCCGTTTCGAGAACCTCGGCGTCAGCGGCCTTCTCGGTTGACTAGCAATCTGACAGACTATAAGGCTATGATTTACGTCCCCTGTGTCCGCATGTCACTGGCCGAGATACTTAACAAGTGCAACAACTCTAGAGTCCGGCACTATTACGTGGCGGCCTCCGTGCTGCAGGACCTACTCTTCCTCAGCGACGTCCCTCACCATCCACTCTCCTTCGACGCTGTGTATCAATGGGTGCTGACCAATCGAGAGGACATCTGCATCATCTTCGACAACATTGACGGGTCGGAAGCTTGGCAGAGGCTCATTTCAGACGCCTTTCACGACAAGGATGGCTTCGGGAAGATGATTGCCGCCGCTACGCCTGGTCGTATCTCGAAACGTGATGTTGACACTCTGTTTTACTGTTACGGGCTGGCGACTGAATACAGCAATAAGACATTGTTGTCTCGCCTGAGGACTGAAGCGCCCAGCGTCGTTGACCGGATCTCATTTCTTCTGACCTCAAACCACACACAGGAACTCTTGTGTAATCCTCTGAGTTTGTCACTCCTTGCTGCGTATTTCAGGAGCGTCAACGACGATGACGACATCCCTGAACATCTCTCTGAACTGCTTGAGAACCTCATCCAGCATGCAATGGCCCACGAGAACAACTCCGTTCAAAATGTGTCTAAAGGCCGCCGCCAGAGGTTCTCACTCCAGGGAGTCTGTGAAACTGTTGCTTTCGAATGTCTGGAGAATGACACCAATTATTTTTCCAAGCAGAAGTTTCCGAAACAGTTCTGGGTTCGTCACCTTTGTGACTGCCGTGTACTTCACGAGGTCCATGAGATCGCAAACTTTGCCTCTATCCACGAGAGGTTGCCGTCTCCTGTGGCGAATCCGGTCATAACTCCAGACAGTGACTCCGTCCACAGCAGCACGTCTTCCAATTTCGACGTCAATACTAACACAGAGACTAGCCCCAGTAATCAAATCCTTAACGTTCTCAGTGACCAAGACAACGAGCCGACCATCAAACTCGATACGACCACAACTGGAGTTCGTCTGCAAGTTCCTCAAATTCATAACAGTTTGGAGAGCTCCAAGAGATACGCCGAGCGCCCGAAATGTCTGTCTCTGGACATGAGAACACCCCCAGGAAAACAGGTGCAGACAACCCAAGCTAGCGGTGAGATTGTTTCCTTCACCAGCAGGTGTATCCGCGACTTCCTTGCCTCGAAAAGAGTCTGTCGTTATCTAATGTCAGATCGAGACTGCGAGGGCTTCATTCAGAGGTTAATCTCTAAACCACAGTTCTACCCAGTTCTCAGACTAACTGTGAGAAGTCTCTATATTATGGACAGGTCCGACATCATTCTCAACTTGCTGGACATGCTACTGACCTCACAAGAGATTGGATATGTGCCTTACGGCATCCAGTCTTCCCCCTCACCCCGAGGGCTGTCCCCTACCAACTTTCAAGAACCGCGGGCACGCATTCCTCACCGGTACCGTGTGTCCAACTCGGACTGTCCGTTCAGAGCTAAGAAGGAAGATCTCCAACAGAGACGGTCGTCTACGTCCATCTTGGGCACGTGTCTTGAAGGAGCCACTCTGAAGACGTCCATCAGTTTTAACCGTTTGTTAGGGAGCACGTCATTGAGTCCATACACTGCAGTGACCACTCCAGATACGTCACGAGG GTACTTGGAAGACTTTAAAGAAGCTCTAATCTGGTTGGCTGAGACAGACAACAGCGAACCTTATATTGGAGCTGTGTCCAACAGATTTCCTGACACACTGGTCATCTCCTACCAGGACTGCCCATCGGAGACTATCGATCACTTCATATGTCTCACCATGAGAAGCAGCCCAGTTGTCAGTGAAGTGGTCCTCTACATGAGCGGATTCTACTCCCAGTGGGACCTTGGACTCAGATTGGCCGAAGCCTTGCGGGAACTGAAGAACCTGACGACTCTACGCGTAAGCATGAAGTGTGTAGTGGAGACGTCATTTCTGGTGGACTTCATCTGCGAATGCTTTGAAGGGAACGAGCATATTGAGACGTTATATCTGGAGGGTCCCATGAATGTTGCTGAGAACCTGACGCCCTGTGAGCACAAAAGGGTCCAGAAGACATTCTCTGAGCAGCGAGGCCTAAAGACTTTGATTCTGGACCACTTCAGTTACCATCACAGAATCTCCTACTTGCTGGGCTCGTGGCCCAACGTGTTGAGAGCccttcaaataaaaagaagcaacATAGACAGCGTGGCCGAGAAAATCAACGAGAAACTGACCGGTAGCCCCGAAATGACCAGCCTGACTCTAGAAAACTGTTTTGTTCCTTCCCATTGCCTTTATTCTATAGTTAGCTACATCAATGCGCATGCGTCATCTGTCAACATCACGACATTGGAATTCACTCTCCTGTCGTCTGCTCGAAAGTTTAACAAAAACGATGCCAAGAAGACGTACTTCAAGCCAGCGATCACCAACGAAGTGTGCGCCAGCCTGGCAGAACTTGTACACAGCTCGCCAAGTCTCAAGCATCTGATCCTCAGTTATAACGGCCTGTCAGACGAGAAGGCCAAGGTTCTACTGCAGGCCACCGTCGGTAGCAGGGCCCTGGCCACACTGGACCTCACTGGCAACCTGATCGGCAACGCGGTAGAAGATGACGTCATGCTGCTGCTGAACAAGGCGACGAATCTCAAATCCTTGCTGCTGGGAGACAACAACATCACCAAGGAAACTAGAAGCGTCATCATCAGAGGATCATTGAGCCGACATGATCTAAGGCTCAGTCTGTAA